A section of the Clostridium omnivorum genome encodes:
- a CDS encoding bifunctional diguanylate cyclase/phosphohydrolase, whose protein sequence is MNKTYDERKQINDIVSVVKLCSLLFSGMGIFKYVLNYYKITGDNSNDTLAMDVIIVAVLVLTLIYFIWTFSTTKKFNEKNITRIQIAESYLFVLIFFIIIFLTDSYKSDFKFLFLFIIITTTIQSGMKQGITIAFVSSSILLIMDLIYGPHSSENIYFEKDLITAGVFILTAWTLGFYVKTESDHIKKLENLANEDGLTEVYNHRFFHDALREKLTACEKDNKPISLIFIDIDYFKYYNDLNGHQKGDQVLKTIGSLLKSSVRDGDVVARYGGEEFSIILPDTLEQDAIIIAENIRKKIEESYFEGEEHQPNGKLTASIGVSVYPDKAKSDVELIKSADDALYRAKFFNKNRVEAYHSILDELKEDIDDKNIDLVTSIKTLISVINAKDRYTYGHVERVVIYSRLIADKLGLSEKDKKKLIYGAYMHDIGKINISEEILNKKMPLTKDEWEMLKLHPVNGVEIIKPVESLMDISPLILHHHERYDGNGYPGNLKEEEIPYLARVLTVVDSYDAMTSNRPYSKPKTQEEAIAELKKCSGTQFDSSIVDAFVEVIKENNIDY, encoded by the coding sequence ATGAATAAAACTTATGATGAAAGAAAGCAAATAAATGACATAGTATCCGTAGTAAAATTATGTTCATTATTATTCTCAGGAATGGGGATTTTTAAGTATGTTTTAAATTATTATAAAATTACTGGAGATAATTCAAATGATACTCTAGCAATGGATGTAATTATTGTAGCAGTGCTGGTTTTAACGCTTATTTACTTTATATGGACCTTTTCCACTACTAAAAAATTTAATGAAAAAAACATTACAAGAATTCAAATAGCAGAATCTTATTTATTCGTTTTAATATTCTTCATAATTATATTTCTTACGGATTCGTATAAGAGTGATTTTAAATTTTTATTTTTATTTATAATAATAACCACAACCATACAATCCGGCATGAAACAAGGAATAACAATTGCTTTTGTTTCTTCAAGTATATTGCTCATAATGGATTTGATATATGGTCCACATTCGTCAGAAAACATATATTTTGAAAAGGATTTGATAACAGCTGGAGTTTTTATACTTACAGCATGGACACTAGGCTTTTATGTGAAAACCGAAAGCGACCATATAAAAAAGCTTGAAAATTTGGCAAATGAAGATGGACTTACTGAAGTTTACAACCATAGGTTTTTTCATGATGCTTTAAGAGAGAAATTAACAGCATGTGAAAAGGATAATAAGCCTATTTCGCTGATATTTATAGATATAGACTATTTCAAATATTATAATGATTTGAATGGCCATCAAAAGGGTGATCAGGTACTAAAAACTATAGGGTCTCTGCTAAAAAGTAGTGTAAGAGATGGAGATGTTGTGGCAAGATACGGTGGGGAAGAATTTTCTATTATACTACCTGATACTTTGGAACAGGATGCAATTATAATAGCTGAAAATATAAGAAAAAAAATAGAAGAATCTTATTTTGAAGGTGAAGAACATCAGCCTAATGGAAAGCTAACTGCCTCCATAGGAGTATCTGTTTATCCTGACAAGGCTAAAAGTGATGTTGAACTTATAAAATCTGCAGATGATGCTCTTTATAGAGCTAAATTCTTTAACAAAAACAGAGTTGAAGCATATCATTCTATACTAGATGAGTTAAAAGAGGATATAGATGATAAAAATATAGACCTTGTTACTTCTATAAAGACATTAATAAGCGTTATTAATGCTAAAGATAGATATACCTATGGTCACGTTGAAAGAGTGGTTATTTATAGTAGGTTAATTGCAGATAAGCTGGGACTTAGTGAGAAAGATAAAAAGAAGCTAATATATGGAGCCTATATGCATGATATTGGTAAGATTAATATTTCCGAAGAAATATTAAATAAAAAGATGCCACTAACTAAGGATGAATGGGAAATGTTAAAGCTGCATCCAGTAAATGGGGTTGAAATTATAAAGCCTGTTGAATCGCTGATGGATATCTCTCCTCTAATATTACATCATCACGAAAGATATGATGGAAATGGTTATCCCGGAAATCTAAAGGAAGAGGAAATACCTTATCTTGCTAGAGTTTTGACAGTTGTGGATAGTTATGATGCTATGACATCTAATAGACCATATTCAAAACCAAAAACTCAGGAGGAAGCAATTGCAGAGTTAAAAAAATGCAGCGGCACTCAGTTCGATTCTTCTATAGTTGATGCATTTGTAGAAGTTATTAAAGAAAATAATATTGATTATTAG
- a CDS encoding leucine-rich repeat protein → MKNRRIKVLSLMFVLINLFVSFNVMPAAAAATGTDTSGFTWQSDDGVTYSITGYNGSDTNIIIPSSIDGHTVTSIASNAFKNKSLTSVVIPNTVTSIGGFAFYYCSSLVNISIPDSVTSIGDSAFAYCISLPNITLPVNLNSIGNSTFQDCKALTEITIPNSVTSIGTYAFFECNSLTNITVPNSVTYIGEGAFKDCKALISALIPDSVSSVGNYLFYNCQRLSSVRLSNNLTNTGDFIFYNCFSLVGVTLPSNLTNIGNSAFENCTALTSIAIPNGVTRIGYRAFIMCRVLSNITIPNTVKTIDFNAFAHCYAFTNIVIPDSVTSIGDYAFYYCTSLTEVTIPQSVNSIGFLTFNSCNSNLIIKGFGGSYAQMYAGSNGIPFQELATTYTVTFNSEGGSGVNSIQADNNTLIVEPAAPSKTGYVFGGWYKEAECINVWNFAIDKVTANTALYAKWTDICDVDFDGMVSVLDLASVAKNYNTNNTDGEWNSTFDFNKDGTIDIFDLVLCSKKISK, encoded by the coding sequence ATGAAAAACAGAAGAATAAAGGTGTTATCGTTAATGTTTGTTTTGATAAACTTATTTGTAAGCTTTAATGTGATGCCAGCTGCTGCAGCTGCAACAGGCACAGATACAAGTGGTTTTACTTGGCAGTCTGATGATGGAGTGACATATTCCATAACAGGTTATAATGGTAGCGACACAAATATTATAATACCTAGTTCTATAGATGGACATACGGTTACGAGTATAGCTAGTAATGCTTTTAAAAATAAATCATTAACTAGTGTAGTAATTCCTAATACTGTTACAAGTATAGGTGGTTTTGCATTTTACTATTGTTCATCTCTTGTAAATATATCAATACCAGATAGTGTAACGAGCATAGGAGACAGTGCATTTGCATATTGTATATCCCTTCCTAATATAACACTTCCAGTTAATCTTAATAGTATAGGAAATTCAACCTTTCAAGATTGTAAAGCATTAACAGAAATTACAATACCAAATAGTGTTACAAGTATTGGAACCTATGCGTTTTTCGAGTGCAATTCTCTTACTAATATAACAGTTCCAAATAGTGTCACGTACATTGGTGAAGGTGCATTTAAGGATTGTAAAGCCCTTATATCTGCACTAATACCTGATAGTGTATCAAGTGTAGGAAATTATTTGTTTTATAATTGTCAGCGTTTATCAAGTGTAAGATTGTCAAATAATCTTACGAATACAGGAGATTTTATATTTTACAATTGTTTCTCTCTTGTAGGAGTTACACTTCCAAGCAACCTCACGAATATTGGAAACAGTGCATTTGAAAATTGTACAGCCCTCACAAGTATAGCAATTCCAAATGGTGTCACAAGAATTGGATATCGTGCTTTCATTATGTGCAGAGTTCTTTCAAATATAACAATCCCAAACACAGTTAAAACCATAGATTTTAATGCATTTGCTCATTGTTATGCTTTTACAAATATTGTAATTCCGGATAGTGTTACAAGTATTGGAGATTATGCATTTTATTATTGTACATCTTTAACTGAAGTAACTATTCCGCAAAGTGTTAATAGTATTGGCTTTTTAACATTTAATAGTTGTAATTCAAATTTGATAATTAAAGGTTTTGGAGGTTCTTACGCACAAATGTATGCAGGTAGTAACGGTATTCCGTTCCAAGAACTGGCTACAACTTATACAGTAACATTTAACAGCGAAGGTGGAAGTGGCGTAAACAGTATACAAGCAGATAATAATACATTAATAGTAGAACCAGCAGCACCATCAAAAACTGGCTATGTCTTCGGTGGTTGGTATAAAGAGGCAGAATGTATAAATGTATGGAACTTTGCAATAGATAAAGTAACAGCCAATACAGCGCTGTATGCAAAATGGACAGATATATGCGACGTTGATTTTGATGGTATGGTCAGTGTGTTAGACTTAGCTTCAGTTGCTAAGAATTATAATACAAATAATACGGATGGAGAATGGAATTCAACCTTTGACTTTAATAAAGATGGAACAATTGACATCTTTGATTTAGTACTTTGTTCTAAAAAGATAAGTAAATAA
- a CDS encoding MFS transporter has translation MNKNYFSRKELLFLITISIALGIRQMAMTMVMPFISTYSKILAYSTPTLAGVALGIFGLTQAIFQIPFGIWSDKVGNKLVMLFGIMEVVIGLIIAYLATNIYLLIFARALQGSGAILAVGYSWVTGSVCAEKRPRALSILGTIIGVAAASSFALGSIVNKILSVKDMFLVCAALIFVVWVVILVFLKEEDNSASSSEIGGKIDIKGSLKTLLSNKLYVRLNLAGFINNFIMTGVFFIIPQYLDKITGMSGMWKVFMPAVIIAVICMRRVISFVEKGHSLKVIVISYIIIAIGVGCFFNKSSFYFILIGAILFMTGYILLNTVIPSVANDIAEDSYRGTANGIINSFQYVGSFVGSVAAGALWSNHESLVLIVLIVMSLLGVATVKINIE, from the coding sequence ATGAATAAAAATTATTTTTCAAGAAAAGAGCTTTTATTTTTAATAACTATCAGTATAGCTTTAGGAATTAGGCAAATGGCTATGACTATGGTTATGCCTTTTATATCTACTTATAGTAAAATTTTAGCTTATAGTACTCCAACCTTAGCTGGAGTTGCGCTGGGCATTTTTGGATTGACACAAGCTATATTTCAAATTCCCTTTGGAATATGGAGTGATAAAGTCGGAAATAAATTAGTTATGCTATTTGGTATAATGGAAGTAGTAATAGGGCTGATTATAGCATATTTGGCGACCAACATCTATTTATTGATATTTGCTAGAGCCTTGCAGGGGAGTGGGGCTATACTTGCGGTAGGCTATTCATGGGTAACGGGTTCTGTATGTGCTGAAAAAAGACCCAGGGCATTAAGTATCTTAGGTACCATAATTGGGGTTGCTGCAGCTAGCTCTTTTGCCTTAGGGTCAATAGTTAACAAAATTTTATCTGTAAAAGATATGTTTTTAGTGTGTGCAGCTCTTATTTTTGTAGTTTGGGTTGTTATTTTGGTATTTCTAAAGGAGGAAGACAATTCAGCTTCTAGCAGTGAAATAGGGGGTAAAATAGACATAAAGGGAAGCCTTAAGACATTGCTGAGTAATAAGCTATACGTCAGACTCAACTTAGCAGGCTTTATAAATAATTTTATTATGACGGGAGTATTTTTTATAATACCACAGTATTTAGATAAGATTACTGGCATGAGCGGCATGTGGAAGGTTTTTATGCCTGCAGTAATAATTGCTGTTATATGCATGAGAAGGGTTATAAGCTTTGTGGAAAAGGGACACAGCTTAAAAGTTATTGTTATTTCCTATATAATAATTGCTATTGGAGTAGGCTGCTTTTTTAATAAATCATCATTTTATTTTATTCTAATTGGAGCTATACTTTTTATGACTGGATATATATTATTAAATACTGTAATACCATCAGTAGCTAATGATATAGCTGAGGATAGTTATAGAGGCACTGCAAATGGAATAATAAATAGCTTTCAATATGTAGGCTCCTTTGTGGGATCTGTTGCTGCAGGAGCTTTATGGAGTAATCATGAAAGTTTAGTTTTAATTGTACTAATTGTAATGTCACTACTTGGAGTTGCCACAGTTAAAATAAATATAGAATAG
- a CDS encoding TetR/AcrR family transcriptional regulator: MKDIILRTAAEKIQCYGLRKFTMDEIAEELKISKKTLYKYFSGKDEIIHEYFIAIVKSDIESTEEALKKANSLSDKLNAIVNSYHKYKLPAHVYDEASKFYKNEWEEVQKLKNYKLELINDILKAAVNEGYLKKDINLNIVGVMLEKTVDTLFSYEFLSENNMTIHEASDKVINILLHGIMDDSQKKD; the protein is encoded by the coding sequence GTGAAGGATATTATATTAAGGACTGCTGCAGAAAAAATTCAATGCTATGGATTAAGAAAATTCACTATGGATGAAATTGCTGAAGAACTGAAAATAAGCAAAAAAACTCTTTATAAATATTTTTCTGGTAAGGATGAGATTATTCATGAGTATTTTATTGCCATAGTAAAGAGTGATATAGAGAGCACAGAAGAAGCATTAAAAAAGGCTAATTCTTTATCCGATAAGCTTAATGCTATAGTTAATTCGTATCATAAATACAAATTACCTGCACATGTCTATGATGAGGCAAGTAAATTTTATAAAAATGAATGGGAAGAAGTGCAGAAGCTAAAAAATTATAAATTAGAGCTTATTAATGATATTTTAAAGGCTGCTGTGAATGAGGGCTATTTAAAGAAGGATATCAACCTCAATATAGTAGGAGTAATGCTGGAAAAAACCGTTGATACCCTTTTTAGCTACGAATTTTTAAGTGAAAATAACATGACCATACATGAAGCCTCAGATAAGGTAATTAATATATTATTGCACGGAATTATGGATGATAGCCAGAAAAAAGATTAA
- a CDS encoding serine hydrolase domain-containing protein, which yields MKKALISGILIVLCITYLFIYPNDKYFKYKEETNPTSGSVSALKYYGLNCSELDIDKFINKNTIKGRLPGISIVITQGDKTIYEKSFGYADLKSNQKITSKTLFELGSNSKAFTALGVLKLEQDGLIKLNDPITKYIPWLQMKYQGMAATVTIEELLYHTSGIPSYTIAIIPEANDGDKTAIEKTVRKLAGIELSNKPGSKHTYATINYDVLGLLIEKVSGEKYEDYIEKKVLKPMGLNSTYMYKSKINSINMSKGYIIEFSKLKNYEAPSYSGNKPAGYIISNSEDMAAWMKIQLGTYNLSSFDCKLIEASHIPNPNLDSSENGMRYAAGWYIYANNGPEFFHSGSNPNYSSHIVLRPKEKLGVAVLCNTNSFYASTIGNGIMNMLLGTKLVKDIGDFNILIDAISTKIIIISSILLCILLFSLIKLIRHIHFKSRIFQPRSKKTIIKVVILSLSLLLVSYTIYSVPYFLFNKRTWEYIFVWYPNTIKIALYLIYTNIGLTYLYISLKCLFKKSYEKI from the coding sequence ATGAAAAAGGCTTTAATATCTGGCATTTTAATTGTACTCTGCATTACTTATCTCTTCATATATCCAAATGATAAATACTTTAAATATAAAGAAGAAACAAACCCTACTAGTGGTTCTGTATCTGCACTGAAGTATTATGGATTAAATTGTAGTGAGCTTGATATAGACAAGTTTATAAATAAAAACACTATTAAAGGAAGGCTGCCAGGAATATCTATAGTTATTACTCAAGGGGATAAAACAATCTATGAAAAAAGCTTTGGATATGCAGATTTAAAATCAAATCAAAAGATAACTTCTAAAACATTATTTGAGCTCGGCTCTAATAGTAAGGCCTTTACAGCATTAGGAGTTCTAAAGCTGGAGCAGGATGGTCTTATTAAACTAAATGATCCAATCACCAAATACATTCCATGGCTACAAATGAAGTATCAAGGTATGGCAGCAACCGTTACTATCGAGGAACTTTTGTACCATACAAGCGGCATACCCTCCTACACAATAGCTATTATTCCTGAAGCAAATGATGGAGATAAAACTGCGATTGAAAAAACAGTAAGAAAGCTAGCGGGTATAGAATTAAGCAATAAACCAGGCAGCAAGCACACCTATGCAACAATTAATTATGACGTTTTAGGGCTTCTTATCGAAAAGGTGTCTGGAGAAAAGTATGAAGATTATATAGAAAAGAAAGTTCTAAAACCAATGGGATTGAACAGCACATATATGTATAAAAGCAAAATAAATTCAATCAATATGTCAAAGGGATACATAATAGAGTTTTCAAAACTTAAGAATTATGAAGCTCCATCTTACAGTGGTAATAAGCCTGCTGGATATATTATTTCAAACTCCGAGGATATGGCAGCCTGGATGAAAATTCAGCTAGGTACATATAACCTATCTTCTTTTGACTGTAAGCTCATTGAAGCTTCACACATACCAAACCCAAATCTTGATAGCTCAGAAAATGGTATGCGTTATGCTGCCGGATGGTATATATATGCTAATAATGGCCCTGAATTTTTTCACAGTGGCTCCAACCCCAATTACTCCTCCCACATAGTGCTTAGACCCAAAGAAAAACTAGGTGTTGCTGTACTTTGCAATACAAATTCATTTTATGCATCTACCATAGGCAATGGTATTATGAACATGCTTTTAGGAACGAAACTTGTTAAGGATATTGGTGATTTTAATATTTTAATTGATGCAATTTCAACTAAAATCATTATTATATCAAGCATCTTATTATGCATTCTCTTGTTTTCATTAATCAAGCTAATAAGACATATCCATTTCAAATCAAGAATCTTTCAACCTAGAAGTAAAAAAACTATTATAAAAGTAGTTATTTTATCTCTGTCTTTACTCTTGGTTAGTTATACAATTTATTCAGTGCCATACTTTCTGTTTAACAAGAGAACCTGGGAGTACATTTTCGTATGGTACCCAAATACTATAAAGATTGCACTTTACCTGATTTATACGAATATCGGATTAACATATCTCTATATTTCACTCAAATGCCTATTTAAGAAAAGCTATGAAAAAATTTAA
- a CDS encoding ABC transporter permease: MIKLVTLEFSKLKRSKILYIVIVTNFLFFLCAAAQGLKSNYTAERLMNETLAYGTFFIIPALFSLLGSYMISREHHDDTLKSLMMIPINTNNLIAAKLIASLIIGILLCMFLFAFTLITEVAVHPSQITAMLIFIQLKSYILQGLGCFIAVLPIISLMTTIKNGNWLSVIFAELYSFTGLIAASSKYRYIYPISAVFGFSGASKAKGTEYIVCCLSLFTSVLIAWIILKLTQNYRMERDV, from the coding sequence ATGATTAAGTTAGTAACACTGGAGTTTTCAAAATTAAAACGCTCCAAAATATTGTATATTGTTATAGTTACAAATTTTTTATTCTTTCTGTGTGCCGCTGCTCAAGGTTTAAAGTCCAATTACACTGCAGAACGACTGATGAATGAAACCCTTGCATATGGAACGTTCTTCATTATTCCAGCGCTTTTCTCCTTACTTGGAAGCTATATGATCAGCAGAGAGCACCATGACGATACACTTAAAAGTCTTATGATGATACCTATTAATACAAATAATCTGATTGCTGCAAAGCTAATAGCTTCTCTTATTATAGGAATATTACTGTGCATGTTTTTATTTGCATTTACCCTTATAACAGAAGTAGCAGTTCATCCAAGTCAAATAACAGCTATGCTCATATTTATTCAACTAAAGAGCTATATTCTTCAAGGGCTAGGATGTTTTATTGCTGTGCTGCCTATTATTTCTTTAATGACAACAATTAAAAATGGAAATTGGCTTTCTGTCATATTTGCAGAATTATATTCTTTTACAGGCCTTATAGCCGCAAGTTCCAAGTATCGTTATATTTATCCTATTTCTGCTGTATTTGGCTTTTCAGGTGCCAGCAAAGCAAAAGGCACTGAATATATTGTCTGCTGTCTCAGCTTATTCACTTCTGTATTGATTGCTTGGATAATATTAAAACTTACACAAAATTATAGAATGGAAAGGGATGTTTAG
- a CDS encoding ABC transporter permease, giving the protein MLNILQTEFIKLKRKWIVLFALLTSTVPPLITTLYTLNLPKGSSINAKFTDFYQFTFTEWVLLPIVLGMIASMIFFDERENCTLKQIMIVPVNKALFIFSKFIILLLFSILFMLLNAVFTILGAFILGYPDITIALILRLFSLCLQTGFLTTFAIFPIVAIVVIAKKGYIMPTCASLIYSISGLILSSNLVGVHPLSSVAGIIWNKNIEGIKLSANLTSCILNITIVDAISIAVSIYSLKMQDF; this is encoded by the coding sequence TTGCTTAATATACTCCAAACAGAATTTATAAAATTGAAAAGAAAATGGATTGTTCTCTTTGCACTGCTTACTTCCACTGTGCCACCATTAATTACAACCTTATATACCCTTAATTTACCTAAAGGCAGCAGTATAAATGCTAAATTTACAGATTTTTATCAATTCACTTTTACAGAATGGGTGCTGCTTCCCATTGTATTAGGCATGATAGCCTCAATGATCTTTTTTGACGAGAGGGAAAATTGCACTTTGAAGCAAATAATGATTGTACCTGTAAACAAGGCATTATTCATCTTTTCAAAGTTTATAATATTACTTTTATTTTCAATACTATTCATGCTTTTAAATGCAGTATTTACTATCCTCGGTGCTTTTATATTGGGATACCCTGACATAACCATAGCATTAATTTTACGCCTTTTTTCACTATGTCTACAAACAGGCTTCTTAACTACCTTTGCAATATTTCCTATAGTGGCAATAGTGGTAATTGCAAAAAAGGGCTATATTATGCCTACCTGTGCTTCGTTGATTTACTCCATCTCAGGACTTATACTATCCTCTAATCTGGTAGGAGTTCATCCTCTTTCAAGTGTAGCTGGAATTATATGGAATAAAAATATTGAAGGTATTAAGTTAAGTGCCAATTTAACTTCTTGCATTCTCAATATTACAATTGTTGATGCAATATCAATAGCAGTATCAATTTACTCTCTGAAAATGCAGGATTTTTAA
- a CDS encoding ABC transporter ATP-binding protein, translating into MNKLVIETMNLTKKYNEQFAVNDVNLHIKKGDIYGLLGRNGAGKTTIMKMILGLTSITSGEIKVFEKALKGNEKNIYPRIGAIIETPGFYPNLTGTENLKIFAKLRGMSKKDGIKHALDIVGLPYNDKKLFSKYSLGMKQRLGIANAIMHEPELLILDEPTNGLDPIGITEMRKFIKSLSKETGITILISSHILTEIEQLADTIGIIHEGVLLQEISYKDLQKKNRKYILLKVSSSSRASRVLEQKLKIYDYTVEDNITIRIYDTDFNTAEINRVLILDGIDVAISQICNDTLEDYFKKITGGEGIA; encoded by the coding sequence ATGAACAAGTTGGTTATTGAAACAATGAATCTAACAAAAAAATATAATGAACAATTTGCAGTTAATGATGTTAATCTTCATATTAAAAAAGGAGACATTTATGGCTTACTTGGTAGAAACGGTGCTGGCAAAACTACCATAATGAAGATGATATTAGGCCTAACTTCTATTACATCCGGAGAAATTAAAGTATTTGAGAAAGCCCTTAAAGGTAATGAAAAAAATATATATCCACGTATTGGGGCAATTATTGAAACCCCTGGCTTTTATCCAAACCTTACAGGAACGGAAAACTTAAAAATTTTTGCAAAGCTAAGAGGAATGTCAAAAAAAGATGGAATAAAGCATGCACTGGATATAGTTGGCCTTCCATATAACGATAAAAAACTGTTTTCAAAATACTCTCTTGGAATGAAACAACGCTTAGGTATTGCTAACGCTATTATGCATGAACCTGAACTTTTAATATTAGATGAACCCACCAATGGTCTTGATCCTATTGGTATTACTGAGATGAGGAAATTTATTAAAAGTCTTAGCAAAGAAACAGGAATAACTATACTGATATCTAGCCACATTCTTACGGAAATTGAACAGCTTGCAGATACAATCGGCATTATACATGAAGGTGTTTTGCTACAGGAAATCAGTTATAAGGACCTTCAAAAAAAGAACAGGAAGTACATACTTCTTAAGGTCTCATCTTCTTCAAGGGCCTCTCGTGTATTGGAGCAAAAGCTTAAAATCTATGACTACACTGTAGAAGATAATATTACAATTAGAATCTATGATACTGACTTTAACACAGCAGAAATCAATAGAGTTCTTATTTTAGATGGTATTGATGTAGCCATTTCACAAATCTGCAATGATACTCTAGAGGATTATTTTAAGAAAATTACTGGAGGTGAGGGCATTGCTTAA
- a CDS encoding sensor histidine kinase yields MDIVKLLILIILLLTLLVAILLYELISIRKKHILISEILDEIKEGNPNRRILARNNEITADICYKINDIIATNSSKIAELEKSDMAYKQLMTSLSHDVRTPLTSLIGYLDAIHNKIVDGTEKDEYIEIARNKAYNLKDFIDMLFEWFKLDSKERIFHFENIDINELTRSIIADWIPSFDKNSIKFSIDIPEAEYYASLDVVAYARIINNIIQNSMLHSNGTQIGISIVQKNNTIEITINDNGKGIAEKEIPYVFERLYKCDTARSNKGSGLGLSIVKELVTSHNGSISIESVPYDKTSFTITLPANKAL; encoded by the coding sequence ATGGATATAGTAAAGCTATTGATTTTAATAATTCTGCTGCTTACATTATTAGTGGCTATACTCTTATATGAATTAATCAGTATAAGAAAAAAACATATACTTATATCTGAAATCTTAGATGAAATAAAGGAAGGTAATCCTAACAGGAGAATTCTAGCTAGGAATAATGAAATAACAGCTGATATATGCTATAAAATTAATGATATTATTGCGACAAACTCCTCTAAAATTGCTGAGCTTGAAAAATCGGACATGGCTTATAAACAACTGATGACAAGTCTTTCACATGATGTAAGAACTCCTCTTACATCTCTTATAGGATATTTGGATGCAATTCATAATAAGATTGTAGATGGAACTGAAAAAGATGAGTACATAGAGATTGCACGTAATAAAGCATATAATTTAAAGGACTTCATAGATATGCTATTTGAATGGTTTAAGTTGGACTCTAAAGAAAGAATATTTCATTTTGAAAATATTGATATTAACGAACTTACAAGAAGTATAATTGCAGACTGGATACCAAGCTTTGATAAAAATTCTATAAAATTTAGCATTGATATCCCAGAAGCTGAGTATTATGCTTCTTTAGATGTAGTAGCTTATGCACGTATAATTAATAATATCATACAAAATTCTATGCTTCATAGCAATGGAACTCAAATTGGCATTAGTATTGTTCAAAAAAATAATACTATCGAAATAACTATCAATGATAATGGCAAAGGAATTGCCGAAAAAGAAATTCCTTATGTTTTTGAAAGGCTTTATAAATGTGATACAGCACGCTCCAATAAAGGAAGTGGTTTGGGCCTTTCTATTGTTAAAGAGCTTGTTACTTCCCATAATGGTTCTATTTCCATTGAAAGTGTTCCATATGATAAAACATCCTTTACAATTACTCTTCCTGCAAATAAAGCTCTGTGA
- a CDS encoding response regulator transcription factor translates to MQANILVIDDDIELCQLIKKCLEKEGISADLAHKGTYGLRQAFEKQYQLIVLDVMLPEMNGFDIVTELRKTSSVPVLMLTAKDSEVDKVSGLRLGADDYLTKPFNINEFIARVHSLIRRYTTLNNSSKAIEEPLYFKGLIINASKRIIIVNEDEVSLTGKEFDLLYFLALHKGQVFTKKQLYSNVWKDEYAFDDSNLMSFISKLRRKLEPDINNPTYIQTVWGVGYRFSQEV, encoded by the coding sequence GTGCAGGCTAATATTTTAGTTATTGATGATGATATTGAACTATGTCAATTAATAAAAAAGTGTTTAGAAAAAGAAGGAATTAGTGCTGACTTAGCCCATAAAGGTACTTACGGCCTAAGACAAGCTTTTGAAAAACAATATCAATTAATTGTATTAGATGTCATGTTACCAGAAATGAACGGCTTTGATATAGTAACAGAACTAAGAAAAACAAGTTCAGTTCCTGTTTTAATGCTGACGGCTAAAGACAGCGAAGTAGATAAAGTATCCGGGCTCAGATTAGGTGCAGACGACTACCTTACTAAACCTTTTAATATTAATGAATTTATTGCACGAGTGCACTCCCTCATTCGACGTTATACAACCCTAAATAACTCTAGCAAAGCTATAGAAGAACCTCTATATTTTAAAGGATTGATCATAAATGCTTCAAAAAGAATAATAATTGTAAATGAAGATGAAGTTAGTTTAACAGGAAAGGAATTTGACTTGCTCTATTTTCTTGCACTTCACAAAGGACAAGTTTTTACAAAAAAGCAGCTCTACAGCAATGTATGGAAGGATGAATATGCCTTTGATGACAGCAACCTAATGTCATTCATTAGTAAGCTTAGAAGAAAGCTAGAGCCTGATATAAATAATCCTACTTATATTCAAACAGTATGGGGAGTTGGCTATCGATTTAGCCAAGAAGTATAA